The following coding sequences lie in one Lolium perenne isolate Kyuss_39 chromosome 2, Kyuss_2.0, whole genome shotgun sequence genomic window:
- the LOC127306839 gene encoding uncharacterized protein: protein MRLSCNGCRVLRKGCSEDCSIRPCLQWIKSPEAQANATVFLAKFYGRAGLMNLINAGAETLRPGIFRSLLYEACGRIVNPVYGSVGLLWSNNWQMCQAAVEAVLAGKPIVQVSSEDAAADRTPPLRAYDIRHVGASPAAAADGRLHKVARAGRTRFKRASSASSHHKPSNNADSSSHSPKAPQPQPRAEVELDHDEHHHDSHDEEVEECAFQRGPSHESSDSHHHVEVEPHSHHDASADTDAEAGSHVSQAEQNTEPAAEMNAEEVEKEHQELGLDLTLGFAPVAAARPPRFHVSCRTAEEPAFVGLRFL, encoded by the coding sequence ATGCGGCTGAGCTGCAACGGCTGCCGGGTCCTCCGCAAGGGGTGCAGCGAGGACTGCAGCATCCGCCCCTGCCTGCAGTGGATCAAGAGCCCCGAGGCGCAGGCCAACGCCACCGTCTTCCTCGCCAAGTTCTACGGCCGCGCGGGCCTCATGAACCTCATCAACGCCGGCGCCGAGACCCTCCGCCCGGGCATCTTCCGCTCGCTCCTCTACGAGGCCTGCGGCCGGATCGTCAACCCCGTCTACGGCTCCGTCGGGCTGCTCTGGTCCAACAACTGGCAGATGTGCCAGGCCGCCGTCGAGGCCGTCCTCGCCGGCAAGCCCATCGTGCAGGTCTCCTCCGAGGACGCCGCCGCCGACCGCACCCCGCCGCTCAGGGCCTACGACATCCGACACGTCGGCGCCTCGCCGGCCGCGGCCGCCGATGGGAGGCTCCACAAGGTCGCCAGGGCCGGACGCACCCGCTTCAAGCGCGCGTCTTCGGCCTCGTCCCACCACAAGCCCTCCAACAACGCCGACTCCAGCAGCCACAGCCCCAAGGCGCCGCAGCCGCAGCCGCGGGCAGAGGTCGAGCTAGATCATGACGAGCACCACCACGACTCCCacgacgaggaggtggaggagtgcGCGTTCCAGCGAGGCCCGAGCCACGAGTCCTCCGACAGCCACCACCACGTCGAGGTGGAGCCGCACTCCCACCACGACGCGTCCGCCGACACGGACGCCGAGGCGGGCTCGCACGTCAGCCAGGCGGAGCAGAACACTGAGCCAGCCGCAGAGATGAACGCCGAGGAGGTCGAAAAGGAGCACCAAGAACTCGGGCTCGACCTCACGCTAGGATTCGCTCCCGTCGCGGCGGCGCGGCCGCCACGATTCCACGTGAGCTGCCGGACCGCCGAGGAGCCTGCTTTCGTGGGGCTCCGCTTCCTCTAG